A genomic window from Methanovulcanius yangii includes:
- a CDS encoding 30S ribosomal protein S4: MGYPGQNHKTYETPKRRFEKSRIEDETRLVIDYGLRNKRELWKAQSTLRKYRRLARELLALKSSSTNEALIVRKEDELLGHLFRYGLLGEHAGISEVLALKTENELERRLQTLVYRRGLARSPKQARQFITHGHIAISGRKLTIPGYRVKRGEEDMIEYYGPSPFTNEVHPERERIIKGGRS; this comes from the coding sequence ATGGGATATCCAGGACAGAACCACAAGACATACGAAACGCCGAAACGCCGCTTTGAAAAGTCCCGTATTGAGGATGAGACCCGTCTGGTCATCGACTATGGTCTGAGAAACAAGAGGGAACTCTGGAAAGCACAGTCCACGCTTCGTAAATACCGCCGTCTCGCCCGTGAACTTCTTGCTCTGAAGTCCTCGTCCACCAATGAGGCACTGATCGTACGCAAGGAGGATGAACTCCTCGGCCACCTCTTCCGGTATGGCCTTCTCGGAGAACACGCAGGCATCAGTGAGGTCCTTGCACTCAAGACCGAGAATGAACTTGAGCGCCGTCTCCAGACGCTTGTCTACCGTCGTGGCCTCGCCCGTTCACCGAAACAGGCACGCCAGTTCATAACTCACGGCCACATTGCGATCTCCGGCCGTAAACTGACGATCCCGGGCTACCGTGTAAAGCGGGGCGAAGAGGACATGATTGAGTATTATGGCCCGTCGCCGTTTACGAACGAAGTCCACCCCGAGAGGGAGAGAATCATAAAGGGAGGCCGTAGCTAA
- a CDS encoding CBS domain-containing protein, translated as MRFETRVPIKEVMKFRPATIPVDTTVASAAQKMCQEEVGSCIVLENSHPAGIITEQDINCKVVAKDRKPGDVLVKEVMSTPLITIEADKTVGDVVDMMVRHKVRRVPVVENGYVTGIVTVRDILAVSNEMNEIMANLIEINRYDDLITGICDECECMSDDLRSVDGRMLCPECRAEEEPL; from the coding sequence ATGCGTTTTGAAACACGTGTCCCCATCAAGGAAGTTATGAAGTTCCGGCCCGCGACTATCCCGGTTGATACCACGGTTGCATCGGCGGCTCAGAAAATGTGCCAGGAGGAGGTGGGAAGTTGCATCGTCCTGGAAAACAGCCATCCGGCAGGCATCATCACTGAGCAGGACATCAACTGCAAGGTCGTCGCAAAGGACAGAAAACCGGGGGATGTTCTGGTAAAGGAAGTGATGAGTACCCCGCTCATTACCATCGAGGCCGACAAGACGGTCGGTGACGTCGTTGACATGATGGTCAGGCACAAGGTACGACGTGTGCCGGTGGTGGAGAACGGCTATGTCACCGGGATCGTCACCGTCCGCGACATTCTTGCCGTCTCGAATGAGATGAACGAGATTATGGCGAATCTCATCGAGATCAACCGATATGACGACCTCATAACCGGCATCTGTGACGAATGCGAGTGCATGTCCGACGATCTTCGGAGCGTTGACGGCCGGATGCTGTGCCCCGAATGCCGGGCGGAGGAAGAACCTCTATGA
- a CDS encoding Era-like GTP-binding protein, giving the protein MNLFIRTKKRLSRFLSAFLKKRQSRIGIYGPPNAGKTTLSNRIVRDWTGDALGPVSEIPHETRRARRKEGITISNQNGSSLTIDIVDTPGVTTKIDYQEFVEYGIEKDEAIKRAREATEGVAEAMHWLREDIDGVIYMLDATLDPFTQVNIMLIGIIESRNLPVLIVANKIDLPDAAPQRIKKAFPQHPVISISGLEGDNVEELYEKMLEVFG; this is encoded by the coding sequence ATGAATCTCTTTATCCGGACCAAAAAACGACTATCCAGATTTTTAAGCGCCTTTCTCAAGAAGCGCCAGTCACGAATAGGCATATACGGGCCGCCGAACGCGGGCAAGACTACGCTTTCCAACCGTATCGTGCGTGACTGGACGGGCGACGCCCTCGGCCCCGTCAGTGAAATTCCGCATGAAACACGTCGTGCACGCAGGAAAGAAGGCATCACCATCTCAAACCAGAACGGCAGTTCGCTGACCATCGACATCGTCGATACCCCGGGTGTGACGACAAAGATCGACTACCAGGAATTTGTCGAGTACGGTATCGAAAAGGATGAGGCGATCAAACGGGCCCGTGAGGCAACCGAAGGTGTGGCGGAGGCCATGCACTGGCTCAGGGAGGATATCGACGGCGTCATCTACATGCTTGATGCAACGCTCGACCCCTTTACCCAGGTCAATATCATGCTCATCGGCATCATTGAGAGCAGAAACCTTCCGGTCCTCATCGTCGCAAACAAGATCGATCTCCCCGATGCTGCACCGCAGCGCATAAAAAAGGCCTTCCCGCAGCACCCGGTCATCTCGATCTCCGGTCTCGAAGGCGATAACGTTGAAGAACTCTACGAAAAAATGCTCGAGGTCTTTGGGTGA
- a CDS encoding undecaprenyl diphosphate synthase family protein, whose amino-acid sequence MKSAPGKIGDCARWSRDLGIKTLIIHIRTSGSPDIHTLLPELRDLFSFARVEVHTENGCDAFGEGNLEILIAVGLSGREEIAAAIRSMAEEGVSPDEVDEELFRSYLAIRTEPDLVIRTGGDQLTDFLIWQSVYAELFFTDVNWDTFRKIDFLRALRDYQIRTRRFGR is encoded by the coding sequence GTGAAAAGTGCCCCCGGAAAGATTGGCGACTGCGCCCGGTGGAGCAGGGACCTCGGGATCAAAACCCTCATCATCCATATCAGGACTTCCGGTTCGCCGGATATTCATACCCTTCTTCCCGAGCTGCGGGATCTCTTTTCCTTTGCCCGTGTGGAGGTGCACACGGAGAATGGATGTGATGCGTTCGGGGAGGGCAACCTTGAGATCCTCATCGCCGTCGGGCTGTCGGGACGAGAGGAGATTGCCGCGGCCATCCGGTCCATGGCTGAAGAGGGCGTCTCTCCCGATGAGGTGGACGAGGAGCTGTTTCGTTCGTACCTGGCCATCAGGACCGAACCGGATCTCGTCATCAGGACGGGCGGTGACCAGTTGACGGATTTTCTGATATGGCAGTCGGTATACGCAGAACTCTTTTTTACGGACGTGAACTGGGACACCTTCCGAAAAATTGACTTTCTCCGCGCCCTGCGGGATTATCAGATACGTACCCGCCGGTTCGGCAGGTGA
- a CDS encoding CBS domain-containing protein, protein MNDKRILSPGKNPGGAVELNSHRSGSHNELLSLGTKDVCAVPPTMSIIGSVEGMIRKGFRRLPVTDPGTQQLKGLVTAGDIIDFMGGGQKYNLVRGRHHGNLIAAVNEPVRRIMSTNIMTLSPSDGLGDAVECILQSGYGGLPIVDKEMVLCGIFTERDALNVLSTFRSGLPVEEVMTVSPFVTSPDATISEVTREMVKRKFRRLPVVSEDVLFGIVTAMDVMRYLGNGDAFADMETGNADDVMNLPIREIISGELYTTTPDTNIGETARMMISRGVGAFPVIEDSRLVGIITEFDMVRALRREM, encoded by the coding sequence GTGAATGACAAGAGGATTCTGAGCCCCGGCAAAAACCCGGGCGGCGCAGTGGAGTTGAATTCGCACAGGTCCGGCAGTCACAATGAACTGCTCTCACTGGGGACGAAGGATGTCTGCGCCGTGCCGCCGACGATGAGTATCATCGGTTCGGTCGAAGGAATGATCCGGAAGGGGTTTCGGCGGCTTCCGGTAACCGATCCCGGTACCCAGCAGCTCAAGGGGCTGGTGACGGCAGGAGACATCATCGACTTCATGGGCGGTGGTCAGAAGTACAACCTGGTCCGCGGCAGGCACCACGGCAATCTCATTGCCGCCGTCAATGAACCGGTCCGGCGGATCATGTCGACGAACATCATGACCCTTTCCCCGTCCGATGGGCTGGGGGATGCCGTCGAATGCATTCTTCAGTCGGGATACGGCGGCCTCCCCATCGTCGACAAGGAGATGGTCCTCTGCGGGATCTTTACCGAGCGCGACGCACTCAATGTCCTCTCGACATTCAGGAGCGGTCTTCCGGTTGAGGAGGTGATGACGGTATCGCCATTCGTCACCTCTCCCGACGCGACGATCTCCGAGGTGACCCGGGAGATGGTCAAACGCAAATTCCGGAGACTTCCGGTGGTCAGCGAAGACGTCCTCTTCGGCATCGTGACGGCGATGGACGTCATGCGGTACCTCGGAAACGGTGATGCATTTGCCGACATGGAGACCGGCAATGCCGATGACGTGATGAATCTTCCTATCCGGGAGATTATCAGCGGGGAGCTCTATACGACGACGCCTGATACGAATATCGGTGAGACGGCGAGGATGATGATCTCACGCGGAGTGGGGGCATTTCCCGTTATCGAAGATTCCCGTCTCGTCGGGATCATAACCGAATTCGACATGGTCCGGGCGCTCCGCCGGGAGATGTAG
- a CDS encoding CBS domain-containing protein translates to MKVVSDLMRTLPPLKSGDPITKARQMLRDGDFRELYIQDDAGTIAGIIDISDVLMVSDTRSNLTLASLMRPAPVVGEDVSVEEALLVIRDARTDSAGVVRPDGELLGAVLLSDLFPIVMSRQNPTGIIEDYMTKRVVTCGEDEFLYRVYAMITESGYDGLPVIRGKGREIVGIISRRDLLQGHIKNSITSRHRTPVQMIMVTPPIIAFRGDTVRDAAEAMIKHDISRLPVIEPDGTVIGIISRQDILRALSLPGEYE, encoded by the coding sequence ATGAAGGTCGTCTCGGACCTGATGCGGACATTACCACCCCTGAAATCCGGCGATCCGATCACGAAGGCACGGCAGATGCTGCGCGACGGTGATTTCAGGGAACTCTATATACAGGATGATGCCGGCACCATAGCGGGCATCATCGACATCTCCGATGTCCTGATGGTAAGTGACACCCGGTCGAACCTGACGCTCGCCTCACTGATGAGGCCGGCGCCTGTTGTCGGGGAGGACGTGTCGGTCGAAGAGGCCCTCCTGGTCATCCGCGATGCACGGACGGACAGTGCCGGTGTGGTCCGGCCCGATGGGGAACTCCTCGGTGCGGTCCTCCTCTCCGACCTCTTCCCGATCGTCATGTCCCGGCAGAATCCTACCGGGATCATCGAGGATTATATGACCAAACGGGTCGTCACCTGCGGAGAGGATGAATTCCTCTATCGGGTGTATGCGATGATCACGGAGAGCGGGTATGATGGCCTCCCGGTTATCCGGGGGAAAGGTCGGGAGATCGTCGGCATCATATCCCGCCGGGATCTTCTTCAGGGACATATAAAAAATTCCATAACCTCACGGCACAGGACGCCGGTGCAGATGATCATGGTGACGCCTCCCATCATTGCATTTCGGGGCGACACGGTAAGAGATGCGGCGGAGGCGATGATAAAACATGATATCAGCCGACTTCCGGTAATAGAACCGGACGGAACCGTAATCGGCATAATTTCACGACAGGATATCCTGCGGGCACTCTCCCTACCAGGTGAATATGAATGA
- the lysS gene encoding lysine--tRNA ligase translates to MQQQAGNANGKIHWADVCAAEVDQDTPHRIATGITPSGPIHIGNMREVLTGDLVYKAMNERGLDAELIYIADDFDPLRKVYPFLPEEYSKYIGRPLCDIPCPCGEHASYAEHFLEPFLSALTEMDVRPTVIKSSEQYRSGRYTEQIRTVLEKSREIKEILERVSRRTLPDDWVPYYPVCAGCGTISNAEILAHDADCHTVSYRCGCGYEGVSDYAKGEGKLVWRVDWPMRWAALGITVEPFGKDHAAAGGSYDTGREIVRTIFGGMEPHPVQYEWISLKGKGAMASSTGVAITINSMLDIVPPDVLRYLIVRTKPEKAINFDPGMGLLSLIDEYARVAEEGNTREYELSAISSVATDIPFRHLVTVVQIAQDDDAIFDILERSGYNVANRDAVLARAKRAKLWIEQYAPADVRFTIRETLPEETFAFGDDERYGLGALLAAYTGFDEWRAEDIHNAVYKVAEDTNVNPKVIFTAVYIAILGQKRGPRLGWFLEALGSDFVTGRIAEAVNAGVE, encoded by the coding sequence ATGCAGCAGCAAGCCGGCAATGCCAACGGAAAGATACACTGGGCAGACGTCTGTGCAGCCGAGGTTGACCAGGATACTCCCCATCGGATTGCAACAGGGATCACTCCTTCCGGTCCGATTCATATCGGAAATATGCGGGAGGTGCTGACGGGCGATCTCGTCTACAAAGCGATGAACGAGCGTGGTCTCGATGCCGAACTCATATACATAGCGGATGACTTCGACCCTCTCAGAAAGGTCTACCCGTTCCTGCCTGAAGAATACAGCAAATATATCGGCCGTCCTCTCTGTGACATCCCATGTCCCTGCGGGGAGCATGCAAGCTATGCGGAGCATTTCCTCGAGCCGTTTTTAAGCGCTCTGACCGAGATGGATGTCCGGCCCACCGTCATCAAATCGAGCGAACAGTACCGGAGCGGCCGGTATACGGAACAGATACGGACCGTTCTCGAAAAGAGCCGGGAGATCAAGGAGATCCTCGAGAGAGTCTCCCGGCGCACCCTCCCCGACGACTGGGTGCCGTATTATCCGGTCTGTGCCGGGTGCGGGACCATCTCCAATGCCGAGATCCTCGCCCATGATGCCGATTGCCATACCGTGTCATACCGCTGCGGGTGCGGATACGAAGGCGTCTCCGACTATGCAAAGGGCGAAGGAAAACTTGTCTGGCGTGTCGACTGGCCGATGCGGTGGGCCGCCCTCGGCATCACCGTCGAACCGTTCGGCAAGGATCATGCGGCCGCCGGTGGATCATATGACACGGGAAGGGAGATCGTCCGCACCATCTTCGGCGGAATGGAGCCCCACCCCGTCCAGTATGAATGGATCAGCCTGAAGGGCAAGGGCGCCATGGCATCCTCAACGGGGGTTGCCATCACCATCAACTCCATGCTCGACATCGTCCCCCCGGATGTCCTTAGGTATTTGATCGTCCGGACAAAACCGGAAAAGGCAATCAACTTCGACCCGGGCATGGGCCTCCTGAGCCTTATCGACGAGTATGCCCGCGTCGCAGAAGAAGGAAACACCCGCGAGTACGAGCTTTCAGCCATCTCCTCGGTTGCAACCGACATCCCCTTCCGCCACCTCGTGACGGTCGTTCAGATTGCACAGGATGACGATGCAATATTCGATATTCTTGAAAGAAGCGGCTATAATGTGGCGAACCGCGATGCAGTCCTCGCACGGGCAAAACGGGCGAAGCTGTGGATTGAGCAGTACGCACCCGCCGACGTCCGGTTCACCATCAGGGAGACCCTTCCCGAAGAGACGTTTGCGTTCGGTGACGATGAGCGCTACGGGCTTGGCGCCCTCCTTGCGGCATACACCGGCTTTGACGAGTGGCGTGCGGAAGACATCCACAACGCCGTCTACAAGGTCGCCGAAGATACCAACGTCAATCCAAAGGTCATCTTCACGGCGGTATACATCGCCATCCTCGGCCAGAAACGCGGCCCGCGCCTGGGATGGTTCCTCGAGGCACTCGGCAGTGACTTTGTCACCGGACGGATTGCAGAAGCGGTGAACGCCGGTGTTGAGTAG
- a CDS encoding Zn-ribbon domain-containing protein, with translation MPHKCTQCGREFTDGSTVILKGCPSCGGKKFLYVKAADIHKDVLEEKTIGQIAEETKQQFLELKEEKSEKRSGEEAKRPRKIEIYDRIESITVVNPGTYELNIEKLAESDEVVVRMGSDDRYLVDIHSMGKPAKKKKDKAKK, from the coding sequence ATGCCGCACAAATGCACACAATGCGGACGGGAATTTACTGACGGGTCGACCGTCATTCTCAAGGGCTGCCCCAGTTGCGGGGGGAAGAAATTCCTCTACGTCAAGGCAGCGGATATCCACAAGGATGTCCTTGAAGAGAAGACCATCGGACAGATAGCCGAAGAGACAAAACAGCAGTTTCTGGAACTGAAGGAAGAAAAATCCGAAAAACGTTCCGGCGAAGAGGCGAAGCGTCCCCGGAAAATAGAGATATATGACCGGATTGAGAGCATCACCGTTGTCAATCCCGGCACCTATGAACTCAATATCGAGAAACTTGCCGAGTCGGATGAGGTGGTCGTGCGCATGGGAAGCGACGACCGGTACCTTGTGGACATCCACTCGATGGGCAAGCCGGCAAAGAAGAAGAAGGATAAAGCGAAGAAATAA
- the uppS gene encoding polyprenyl diphosphate synthase produces the protein MKIRAIPEKIYEWHLKKSIRHVPGHIAIIMDGNRRYASILGKNTAFGHSMGAETTERVLEWARDIGVRSITLYTFSTENFSRSEEELSELFSLFTRKFGSVRSDERFHANGICLRVVGDRSRIPAPLLATIEDAEAATRDYDRFFLNIALAYGGRNEIIRSAQGILEDEREGRIRPDEITAAMVEEKICADTHLAPVDLIIRTGNEQRTSNFLPWLANGYESAVYFCAPYWPLFRKIDLLRGIRVYNDRVRNHHLPNRRVRI, from the coding sequence ATGAAGATACGTGCAATCCCCGAAAAGATCTACGAGTGGCACCTGAAAAAAAGCATCCGGCATGTGCCCGGTCACATCGCCATCATCATGGACGGCAACCGCCGGTATGCCTCCATTCTGGGGAAAAACACCGCATTCGGCCACTCCATGGGGGCGGAGACGACCGAACGGGTGCTTGAATGGGCACGGGACATCGGGGTTCGCTCCATCACGCTCTACACCTTTTCCACCGAGAACTTCAGCAGGTCGGAAGAGGAACTCTCCGAACTCTTCTCCCTTTTTACCAGGAAATTCGGGTCCGTCCGCAGCGATGAACGCTTCCACGCAAACGGGATATGTCTCCGGGTTGTCGGGGACCGGAGCCGGATACCTGCACCGCTCCTTGCAACGATAGAGGATGCGGAGGCGGCCACCCGTGACTATGACCGGTTTTTTCTCAATATTGCGCTTGCCTATGGGGGGCGAAACGAGATTATCAGGAGTGCACAGGGAATACTCGAGGATGAACGTGAGGGACGCATCAGGCCGGACGAGATTACCGCTGCCATGGTCGAGGAGAAGATATGCGCCGACACGCATCTTGCACCCGTCGACCTGATCATCCGCACGGGCAACGAACAGCGAACCTCAAACTTCCTGCCATGGCTTGCCAACGGCTATGAATCGGCGGTATATTTCTGTGCACCCTACTGGCCGCTCTTCAGAAAGATCGATCTGCTCCGGGGCATCCGCGTCTACAACGACCGGGTCAGGAACCATCACCTGCCGAACCGGCGGGTACGTATCTGA
- a CDS encoding CBS domain-containing protein has product MSDELFVKDVMSRPITIAKSAPITEALDKMLADGIDPLIVTNNGGVMGTISRAAIAETLGSRKTSSLSPTKIHVANKTDENFTSVYPDEEAEILIPLLQEFKVVVVLDSEHHLIGKVDATDLLKVLKPETTTENLLQTAPVIGPEERVIHLRRRMIDEEATKFVVTEEGEILGIVTETDVARAMRDFRLRVDDRHQENQVKHIRVGDIMTSPAIVREYTTAVPEFIDLIVGKNISSVPVIRDGKFAGIITKEALLVAL; this is encoded by the coding sequence ATGAGTGACGAACTATTTGTAAAAGACGTTATGTCCAGGCCCATCACCATTGCGAAATCCGCACCGATCACGGAGGCACTCGATAAGATGCTTGCCGATGGTATCGACCCGCTCATTGTGACGAACAATGGCGGTGTCATGGGAACCATATCGAGGGCGGCCATCGCAGAGACGCTTGGAAGCAGGAAAACGTCGTCGCTGTCACCAACCAAGATACATGTGGCCAACAAAACGGATGAGAATTTCACCTCCGTCTATCCGGATGAAGAGGCAGAGATTCTCATTCCGCTCCTGCAGGAGTTCAAGGTTGTGGTGGTTCTGGATAGCGAACACCACCTCATTGGTAAAGTCGATGCGACGGACCTTTTGAAGGTGCTGAAGCCGGAGACGACCACCGAGAACCTGCTCCAGACAGCCCCGGTAATCGGACCGGAGGAACGAGTGATTCATCTCAGGAGGCGCATGATTGACGAAGAAGCCACAAAGTTCGTTGTCACGGAGGAAGGAGAGATCCTCGGCATCGTGACCGAGACCGATGTCGCACGAGCGATGCGCGACTTCAGGCTCCGGGTTGACGACCGTCACCAGGAAAACCAGGTCAAACATATCCGCGTCGGGGATATCATGACCTCGCCTGCTATCGTACGGGAGTATACGACTGCCGTCCCGGAGTTCATTGACCTGATCGTCGGCAAGAACATCAGTTCCGTTCCGGTTATCCGGGATGGGAAGTTCGCCGGAATCATCACCAAAGAGGCACTTCTGGTTGCCCTTTGA
- a CDS encoding DUF2073 domain-containing protein — MIQGVQINLISADRLDRMTSMEKIRLILDDVMEGNIVILEKGLSPDEQSKLIEMTMMEISPDGFSGIEMETYSAKDSQSSPGFLGKLLGKKAPGARMTVIGPANQMKTIKKDKDLISAWVSSR, encoded by the coding sequence ATGATTCAGGGAGTTCAGATTAATTTGATTTCAGCGGACAGGCTGGACAGGATGACCTCGATGGAGAAGATTCGCCTCATCCTCGATGACGTGATGGAAGGCAATATCGTCATTTTGGAAAAAGGCCTCTCTCCCGATGAGCAGAGCAAACTCATCGAGATGACGATGATGGAGATCTCACCGGACGGGTTTTCCGGCATCGAGATGGAGACCTACAGTGCAAAGGATAGCCAGTCCTCACCCGGATTTCTGGGAAAGCTCCTTGGAAAGAAGGCTCCCGGCGCCCGTATGACCGTTATCGGACCTGCCAACCAGATGAAGACCATCAAGAAAGACAAAGACCTCATCAGTGCCTGGGTCTCGTCAAGGTGA
- the dph5 gene encoding diphthine synthase, producing MLSFIGLGLFDGDDISLKGLKRIQAADHVFLEGYTSRLMGIKICEMEDLYGKTVTVLGREDVELHPDTILEYARDSDVAFLTGGDPMVSTTHADLRIRASERGIPTEIVHGSSISSAVCGLSGLQNYRFGKSCSIPFPAKGWFPTAPLDTILANQLRSLHTIVYLDIQEGRYMTVPQAIRLIEEMAVKEGKEPPRLFVGIARAGSADPHVRAGDAQTLRDHDFGDPLHVLVIPAELHLIEEEYLKTFAGL from the coding sequence ATGCTTTCGTTCATTGGTCTGGGGCTGTTTGACGGCGACGATATCTCACTGAAAGGGCTGAAAAGGATTCAGGCTGCGGATCATGTCTTTCTGGAAGGCTATACCTCACGCCTGATGGGAATAAAAATCTGTGAAATGGAGGATCTGTACGGCAAGACCGTCACGGTCCTCGGGCGTGAAGACGTCGAACTGCATCCTGATACCATACTTGAATATGCACGGGACTCCGATGTTGCATTTCTGACCGGGGGAGACCCGATGGTCTCGACGACCCATGCGGACCTGAGAATCCGGGCGTCCGAACGGGGCATACCGACAGAGATCGTACACGGGTCGTCCATATCCTCTGCGGTCTGCGGTCTCTCCGGCCTCCAGAACTACCGGTTCGGGAAATCGTGTTCGATACCGTTTCCGGCAAAGGGCTGGTTCCCGACGGCTCCACTGGATACGATCCTCGCAAACCAGCTGCGCAGTCTCCACACCATCGTCTACCTTGACATCCAGGAAGGACGGTATATGACCGTGCCGCAGGCAATCAGGCTGATCGAAGAGATGGCGGTAAAGGAAGGGAAAGAGCCTCCGCGCCTCTTTGTGGGGATTGCCCGTGCAGGTTCGGCAGACCCGCATGTCCGCGCCGGGGACGCACAGACACTCAGGGACCATGATTTCGGCGACCCGCTGCATGTCCTGGTCATCCCGGCAGAACTGCACCTGATCGAAGAAGAATACCTTAAGACATTCGCAGGATTATGA
- a CDS encoding 30S ribosomal protein S13 → MEEQEINYFVRIENTDLDGTKAVQIALTGLPGIGMHTSRVIAQLADVDPRATLGLLDDEPVNRIRDVVANYKDHVPTWMLNRQKDVYTGEAKQLLGTDLRLAIEDDINRMRKIRSYRGIRHETGQKVRGQRTKSTGRTGSTVGVRRKKS, encoded by the coding sequence ATGGAAGAACAGGAGATAAATTACTTCGTACGTATCGAGAATACGGACCTTGACGGAACAAAAGCCGTCCAGATTGCACTTACCGGCCTTCCGGGCATCGGGATGCACACCTCAAGGGTCATTGCACAGCTTGCTGATGTAGACCCGCGCGCAACCCTTGGTCTTCTGGACGACGAGCCGGTCAACCGCATTCGCGATGTCGTAGCGAACTATAAAGACCACGTCCCGACGTGGATGCTGAACCGCCAGAAGGATGTCTATACCGGTGAAGCAAAGCAGCTTCTCGGCACTGATCTGCGTCTGGCAATCGAGGACGATATCAACCGGATGAGAAAAATCCGGAGCTATCGTGGAATTCGTCATGAGACCGGTCAGAAGGTCCGTGGGCAGCGCACGAAGTCTACCGGAAGAACCGGGTCGACCGTCGGTGTGCGGAGAAAGAAGAGCTAG
- a CDS encoding radical SAM protein: protein MLSRACQLCHEGAKMVLFITGQCNRTCWYCPISSERKGNSAVWANDREVRSDDDVLDEARIMSALGTGITGGEPFLVLDRIVHYSRLLKETFGNDHHIHMYTGIAPGERELTALVGLVDEIRFHPPHEIWPHIMESRFPDAIRTAKRLGMEVTIEVPSLPGLEYFEPLLDELDFFNINELEWSETNAGEMRQRGFDLEDCYHNAVGGAEEWTREIRRHEKVHWCSSTFKDSIQLRERLKRIAANTARPFEEITEDGTVIYGVLEYGDEMPEIDPDEMEVIDGRVEMAWWVLTEDFNDHPGKKYVVERFPNNGMVVEVIPV, encoded by the coding sequence GTGTTGAGTAGGGCCTGTCAACTCTGCCACGAGGGGGCCAAGATGGTCCTCTTCATCACCGGACAGTGCAACCGCACCTGCTGGTACTGCCCGATATCGAGTGAACGAAAAGGAAATAGTGCCGTCTGGGCAAATGACCGGGAGGTTCGCTCCGACGATGACGTCCTGGACGAGGCACGCATCATGAGTGCCCTTGGGACCGGCATCACCGGGGGGGAACCGTTCCTTGTCCTCGACCGCATCGTCCATTACTCCCGGCTCCTGAAAGAGACGTTCGGAAACGACCATCACATCCACATGTATACCGGTATCGCACCGGGGGAGCGGGAACTGACAGCCCTCGTCGGCCTCGTCGATGAGATCCGGTTTCACCCGCCGCATGAGATATGGCCCCATATCATGGAGAGCAGGTTTCCGGACGCAATACGCACCGCAAAGCGCCTCGGCATGGAAGTCACCATAGAAGTCCCGTCGCTGCCAGGGCTCGAGTACTTCGAACCCCTCCTCGATGAACTGGACTTCTTCAATATCAACGAGCTTGAATGGAGCGAGACCAATGCGGGCGAAATGCGGCAGCGGGGATTCGATCTCGAGGACTGCTACCACAACGCGGTGGGGGGCGCCGAAGAGTGGACCCGTGAGATACGGCGGCACGAAAAGGTCCATTGGTGCTCATCGACATTCAAGGACTCCATCCAGCTCAGGGAGCGCCTGAAGCGTATTGCCGCCAACACCGCCCGGCCGTTCGAGGAGATTACCGAGGACGGCACGGTGATATACGGTGTCCTCGAGTATGGGGACGAGATGCCGGAGATCGACCCCGACGAGATGGAGGTCATCGATGGTCGGGTGGAGATGGCATGGTGGGTGCTCACCGAAGACTTCAATGATCATCCCGGTAAAAAATACGTCGTGGAACGGTTCCCGAACAACGGTATGGTCGTCGAGGTCATCCCGGTATGA